The Cryptomeria japonica chromosome 2, Sugi_1.0, whole genome shotgun sequence region ATGGAGACCTTACCTTAGGATGCACATGTGGGCAGGAATACACAAGCAAATGTTTTGCATGCAGAGGAACCATCTACAAGAGGGATTTTACAACCACATAGTCATCCCCTTCTACTTTGACTGAGTCTGGTAGTAGTTTGGGTTTGAGGAGTGCATCCTACTAACGTACTTGTGTGCATTCGACACTCACACGTGAAGTTGAGGCCcagagccattcctaggcctactagTGATGAGATCGACAACATGGATTTAGATGGGTCACATCAGGACATTGCGATAGactatagagatgatgtgggcaTGCAGCAacagtacatcacatggtgggggaggacataccctaGACCCATCTTCCTAGcagacttccctagagggaaccccaGACCACAGAGACAGACGGGCGATGGAGAGGGACCCAATACATTTGAGGAGGGCTCAGATGGTCAGGCTGATGATGCAAGAGAGCAGGAGGCAAGTGGAGATGAAGATGATCCTGATGCTGGAGagggagatcaagatggagatgatgaggaggacgaagAGGAGGTAaaggaggaggacaaggaggacaaggaggaggacaaggaggagAATGAGGAGAATAAGGAGGAGGATGAATCAGATGTAGTTCCTCATCACTCTGGGGATTACACCATAGCATTAGATCCACTGAGCCTCCCATCATAGGCAGAGAAGGACCATATAAGGGGTCCTGATTCTACTCCCCATCATCCCATTCCCACTGTACAGAGATAGTATAAGCATGGAGAGCCTATTGGGTCCCAGTCTCAAGCGATCTCTTTCCACGATCCCTACTAGCGAGAGAGAGATCTAGGTAAGGTGTTTCAATGTTGTTTGATTTATGTATCTTACTTTTTTtaatttgatgatataaaatgttacTGATAaaaatttctctctttctttgCAGCTATTGTCCAAGAGTGGCGCTCTCTTATTCAGAATGCAATGCTAGACCTCATCGTGACTGCACACATTCTGAGTTCCTCGCAAACAATGCATAGATCACAGAGGAGTGTAGGATGCTATGAGGATCTATTCACCCCTCTTCAGATGGAGATGGAGGTCCTGCGAGAGAGATTACATCAACAGATCACAATCTAGCAACGTCGCAGATAGAGGCAACAACATACCATaggattatgatggagagggatcacagAAGCTCCTCATGGAGTCACTCATGGTCTGTATCGTGATACACACCCATGGGCCCACCTCCACGGCCAAATCAGGAGGggacatctagccaccatcctccagctactagtcctagggataggagatgacctTGTTGTATTATGAgacatttttgttgatgtatatGTTATAACACTCATGGATATGTATTTATTTACACTCAtgttatatctcaaacatgttattttaatgcttaaacaatgtaTACATTGCTTAGATTAAAAGTAACACACTTGTtggtgaacatgtatgtctaatttaaatctccatgtgattgatttctcaatgttcatgattaaattgatacatttgtgacttaattaaataactaagtatttaattaaatggtaCTTTGATGGTGTAAAAGAAGAATGTGCTAGgcttaagaactatatgactaatgtgatttaatgaactctaattaaacacgacatgatataattctacctaacacataagaaattgtataacatgctagcacatataaaatgtaaatctattacaatttacataaatgagtctaagacaaacaataaagtaaagagacatgcttgtcaagaatgaagtaatgtagactaaacaagATAACATCATTTAATcgcacatactttaatgaagatatgctaacatattatccaattttgaagaaagaaaagatacagagagagagagagagagagagagagagagagagagagagagagagagaagagctaagcatagtatctacaaaggtgcataacatttataggttccttgagaggtgtaccttccacatctgctatcttgtaagcacctgatccatagacttcaacaacaatgtatggtccaaaccaagtagggctgaattttcctttctcctcggTTAAAGCATTCACATTACGCTGATTCTCCTAAAGCACTAGATCACCGAccaagaaggaatgttgaataaatTTATCATTATTGCTCCTTCACAGAGTTTTATGATATACTTGAATAttctcaagagcgtttatacgccattcatcaagcatctcaagttgtcgaagtctttgttctctataagaatcatcatccactataccccttagagaaactctcaaagaaggaatttctaactctaaaagCATAATGGCATCAGcaacataaacaagattataaggagtataaCTCATAGCAACACGTACACTTGtccgataggcccaaagagcataggttaattgactATGCCAATCCTTACgatgcttgtttacagtctttcgAAGAATCTTTTCAATTATCCTATTTGAAGACTCAACTTGactatttgattgaggatagtaaggtgtagaaaatttatcttgaatatgatatttcttgagaaacttcttcacatccttatttttaaatggttttccattatctgaaac contains the following coding sequences:
- the LOC131051761 gene encoding histone H2A.Z-specific chaperone CHZ1-like codes for the protein MDLDGSHQDIAIDYRDDVGMQQQYITWWGRTYPRPIFLADFPRGNPRPQRQTGDGEGPNTFEEGSDGQADDAREQEASGDEDDPDAGEGDQDGDDEEDEEEVKEEDKEDKEEDKEENEENKEEDESDVVPHHSGDYTIALDPLSLPS